TTCATATAAGTTGAACAATTCTCATGTTAAAACTTCAGATCCTATTCTGACTCTGTTGCCATTGCCAAGCCCTTTGACTGAAGTTGGTCCAACAGACGAAGCGAGCTGCAGTACTACCGAGCCATCTGCAGAACCCCATGTACAACCTCACAAGTCCAGTGACACTGTCCCACCTTCTTCCCCGTCTGTAAATACTGAGGTTAGTCACACTGAAAACAACACTCCTCGATATGATTCTGACCATATAAGACAGGAATCTGAGGAAACCCCAGAAAGCAGTGAACGACCATTTAAGTTATCACCAAGAAGCACAAGGGGAATACCGCCAAGGAGATATTCGCTTGACTGGCAAGGACCAAAGACGAGATACTCTGTAACAAATCTCATGCAGGGACAGATCACCGAAATGGCTCGGGCCTTTGAGATGGccctatatgaggaagaagacattCCTCAAATAGCTGAGGTGGCGATGAAGCACAAACACTGGCTAGAGGCCAAGAAGAAAGAAATGGATGCATTGCTGCGAAACAACACTTGGGAGAAGTGCGAGCTTCCTAAAGGCAAGAAACCAGTAGGATGCCGATGGATCTTCACCATCAAGCGACGAGCAGACGAGTCTATTGAAAGATATAAAGCTCGACTAGTGGCAAAGGGGTACACTCAGACCTATGGGATTGACTATGAGGAGACATTCTCCCCAGTGGCAAAGATGAATACTGTCAGAACTCTATTCTCAGTAGCGGTATGTAAGGATTGGCCACTTCACCAATTCGATGTGACGAACACATTTCTACATGGAGAGCTGAAGAAGAATGAAGAAGTCTACATGGATGTCCATCCAGGATATTCTGGAATATTTAGGAAAGGGCAGGTGTGCAAGCTGAAAAAAACTCTATATGGGCTGAAGCAGTCTCCCCGAgtttggtttggaagatttgcGAGGGCAATGCTGAAATATGGCTACACTCAGAGCCATTCGGATCATACactatttattaaaagaaatgATGATAGAGTTGCATGTTTGATCATTTGtgttgatgacatgatcataacaGACAATGACAAAGAATAAATTGAGAACTTAAAGATGAACTTGTTTCAAGAGTTTTAAATGAAGGACCTCGGGCCCTTGAAGTATTTTCTAGGAATTGAGGTATTGCGATCCAAGGAATATTCCTCCGGCAGAAGAAATACattctttatcttctagcagaAACTGGGCTATTGGAGTGTAAACCTTCAGATGTTCCTATGATGGTGAACCACGGACTACAGTTCGAGGAAAACCCTAAGCTGGCTGACCGAGGGGAATATCAGCGTCTCGTTGGTAAACTGATCTACCTTGCACACACAAGACCCGATATTGCATATGCAATTGAGGTTATAAGCCAGTTTATGCACCGAACTCAAGAAAATCATATGGATGTTGTGCCTAAGATAGTTCGCTAcctgaaaggaacgataggccATGAAGTGTTGCTAAGGAAAAGTGATGATATAGAAATAGATGGATACACTGAAGCAGACTGGGCTAGTAATCCTATTGATCGAAAGTCCACTGGAGGCtatttcacctttgtaggaGGTAACTTGGTCACTTGGAAgagcaagaagcaaaaggtagtatctttgtcaagtgcagaagctgagttcagaggaatcaagagtggattgACAGAGATATTGTGGTTACGTCGACTGCTCATAGAGATAGGATTCCCACCTACATCAGAAGAGTCAGTTGTTCTGTGACAATAAAGCAGCCATCAGCATCTCGGAAAACCCAGTCCAGCATGACAGAACTAACATGTGGAAGTGGATCGCCATTTCATCAAGGAGAAGATTAAAAGTGGCACCATAGAGCTGCCATTCGTCCGATCAGAAGATCAGTTGGCCGACATACTTACAAAGGTTGTAAATCCAAAGGTGTTCAAAGAAGTCTTgagcaagttgagtatcggagatgccgttgctcaacttgagggggaatGTCAAACGTACCATAAACAGAAGTTACCAAATGGAGAAGAGAAAAATCAGGAAAAAGATATGTGATTGATATGTAATTATAATGTCTAAGAATAGGTGATTCACTACCTAAATTACATCGTACAAAGCCCTATATTAAGAGGGATGAATGACAGAAATAATACATCAGTGAGCAATATTCTCTCATTACTATCGTTTTCAATACATTGTTTATACTCTTTGAAACCAAATGAGCATACGAGATGCACATCATAGGAGAAGAGCAAAATACAATTTTCAAAGACTGAAAATCAATAGCTGAGGTAAGGATCTAAACTATTGTTGGAGCAGTTGGAGAAAGAGTTTGGTTTCAAATAGACCGAGATCGTAGCCGGATATAGAACATCTTTAACTTTGACTTAAAGAAGCTCATGTCGTAAGTAGACGATTAATTCATGTTTATAAGACTTTAAAATGTACAAATCATTAAGATGTCgcaatttttgtttttgtcgAATTATACTTAACCACACGTTCGTGGCTCGCAATAGTGACCCAAAATTGTGCTCTAAGTCCACAACAGTCAGTTGATTGCTACTACAATTTTACCTAATCACGTGTTTCTTGTCTTTAGGATGTTTCAAGCAATCACTGACAAACCTAGGATTTTAGTACTAACGATCTAAACTATTGTTAGAGATAGAATAatagagaaataattgaaaaatgaaatttatataaagcacataactttaaaattaaatttactaattatatgcatatttatgagactaattttttttcccttAAGTTAGAAAGAATATCACTTTGTGATCAATGACATTATTTACaacatgaaaaaaataaactgaaattataatagtacaaaattacTAATGTGAGAAAAAAAAGAACCTACATGAATTAATTATTACCTAATGAATTTATGAGagtcaaaaaaataaattaattattagataaatgaattagtctagttataaaacaaaaaatctattagtataataaaataaaaaaatacaaataaattaatagctAATGAATTAAGAATAAGTCTTCTATCCGACTAGCGATGggaaaatcctaaaaaataagtGGAGTATTATTTCTCATGGtaagttttattttaaagtGTAATTTTCTTGCCGATTTGTTAGATTTTGTttcattattaataatattataataatagtcTTAACATATACGGGTGAGACCTAAACTTGATATATAAACTATAAATTATAATCAGTCAAATAAAATATTGGTGTATCTATTTAATTCCTTATATTCCATGTATATTTATTTCCGTAGGTTAAGGATTCctaatattccatatatatttGTTTCCGTAGGTTAAGGATTCTTTATAAATAAGTACTCACTCCCTATATTATTTATTCGCATCGGAATTTTGGAACCACCGCTGCCGGAATCCGTTTCCATTCCACCGCCGGATGTGTGTTCCAATTATTCCGATAACCCACCAATTGATTCgataaattcaaattcataatTCCATTATGAAATCGGAATGGTGTAGTAATTGTGGAACAAGAAGTAAGACTTTTAAGGTCGACTTCACAGTGTAAGGCTCCCTTAAAGTtatttcttatatatatatatatatatatatataatacaatatatatatatatatatatatataaactcttaaatttgtttttttgtaaTAGTATGTAGTTAGGTTAAATAATTGTTTGACGTAACATTTCAATCATGTGCAGAAGCCGTAAAATATGCGGCCGAGTTCTTTTTGAGGATACACAGAAGGAGGAAATTAAGGTTTGTATAACGTGCCACTTTATATGAGACGAAAAGAGTGTAGATTTGTTCTTTTTAACGATttgatttgttgtttatttgcgAGGTAGAGGCGAATAGATGATTGGTATGCTACTGACTTGGGGAATTCGTTGACTAGTTCTATTTCTACCTTGTCCAATATAGTGATCGATGAAAGTGAGTCCAACTTAGATGGTAGCCCGTCCTCGTCCAATTCGTTCATCGAGCAGCGAATTGTTGAAATCGAGCCTACATTGTCGACCCTAACGCAAAAGTAGGTGGTGAGATCGAGTTGAATGAATTAAGAACTTATTTTGGATTTgagtacatttttttatttagtacATTTATATTTCAGTTATTACATTTGGATTGtgaataattttatttcattgttTCTATGCCTTCCAACATTTAAGAATTTATAAATCATAATTTGAAAAAGTAGTATTTGCTTATCGTGTTTGTTGCAATCCTAAAATATTACTAAGAATATTGTATTAGTTTTGAATAAACCATTTGTTGGTAGATATTTCTTTTAGCTAGGGTTTAATATTTAGTTGTGAGCAAAATatctaaattttaataatttagtaATTTTAAATTCGGTTCAATTTAGAAATATAAGTTCCAGATATATTA
This portion of the Salvia splendens isolate huo1 chromosome 10, SspV2, whole genome shotgun sequence genome encodes:
- the LOC121751663 gene encoding uncharacterized protein LOC121751663, with the translated sequence MKSEWCSNCGTRSKTFKVDFTVSRKICGRVLFEDTQKEEIKRRIDDWYATDLGNSLTSSISTLSNIVIDESESNLDGSPSSSNSFIEQRIVEIEPTLSTLTQK